The Amycolatopsis coloradensis sequence CCCGCCGCCGCCCTTGTCATCGCCCGCGCCCCTTCCTTGCCGCACCGCGGTGACCTCCGCGTCCGTGCGCACCCAACCGGTCGGGAGTGCCTCCAGCAGTACCCGGTGCAGGTCGGCACGATGGAAGGCGAGCAGTGCGGCCGGATCGCCGGGCCGGGCACGCTGCAAGTACCGTCCGCTGGGCAGCCGGAGGTTGCCGGTGGCGTGTGTGGGCACCCCGACGATCCGGGCCTGTGTCTCGACGCCGAGTTCGGCCAGCGCGCGCAGGGCGTTGGGAGATTGGGACATGCCCGCGCCGATCTCGCCCGGCTCGGATGTGCGTTCCAGCACGGTGGCCCGCCACCCGATCCGGTGCAGGGCCAGTGCGGCGGCCAGCCCGCCGATGCCGCCGCCTACCACGATCGCTTGTCCGGTCACGCTGTCTCCTCGTCATCAGGGGCGTCGGGAAGAAGAGGCGGCGCGTCCTCGAACACCTTGGCCATCCACTCGAAGGTGACATGCGCCTGGCGGATGCGCGCAGCCCGGTCGCCGCGCGAGCCGACCAGGTCCAGGCCCTCGCGGGTGATGTCGAGGAACGATGCGACACCGGCGATCTGCCTGCGGACCACGATCGACCACGCGTCGTCGGCCATCCGGTAGTAGACAGTCCGCTCGCCCGGCCGGGTCCGCCAGGAGAGGAATCCGATGCCGGACAGCAGTCGCAAGTTCGACGTCAGCGACGCGCGGCTCGCGCCGATGGCCTCGCTGATCTGCCCGGCGGACTGCTCCGGCGGATCGCACACCATCAACCAGCCCAGCACCCGTCCGGCGATCGGCGGCACACCGTCCCGGGCCAGGTACATGGCGACCCGCTCCACCCATTCCATCAACGCGTCCCGGTCGGCCACTCCGCTCAACCTCCTTGTTGTAGTCATTTCAGTATAAGCTAAAACAGCTACATCAAAGCGACCATGTCTGTGTGGCGTGCCGATGGTCGCCCTCATCGACAACGGCAAGGTGACGAACGAGGGAACCGAGGCGTTCCTTCGGTGCTATCCGATTGTTCACATACGTGGACATGATTCACATCCGTTGACGGACGCCAGGGACGTGAACTATAAAGACGGGGTCCGGGTGTACACGCCGCAACACCTTCCGTCAGTCCGTCACGGAGGTTTCGGGTGTCCCGAAAAAGTCCTCTTCGTCGTGCCGTCCTACCGGCGGTCGCCGCCGTGGTCGCCACCGCCGTACTCCTGCAGGTACCGCCCACAGCGGCGGACGCGGCACCGGGACCAGGCGCGCTGACCGGCCTCGACCTCGGCGCGGCCAATCGCCGCGCGCCGGTCGCCGGCCTCTACGACTGGTCCAAAGCCGGGTATCGCGGTGGTGCCGCGCTACCCGGCTCGGGCGAAGTGAATCCGAACGCCACCTGCCAGGTCACCGCGGCCGAGCTGGCGAGCCAGTACAACGTCAAGCCCGACGACGGCGCCGACGACACGAACGGTATCCAGGCGGCGATCGACGGGATCAAGAGCGCGTGCTCGCCGTCCGGGAGCTACACGAAGCTGAGCACGATCACCTTTCCGGCGGGCCGGTTCGACGTCACGCACGAGATCCACGTCGACGCCGACTACCTGATCCTGCGCGGCGCGGGCAAGGACGCCACGAAGTTCGTCTACAAACCCGACGCGAACACCCTCTACGACACCCTCACCCCGGACGGTTCCGACTGGGACGAGGACGGGATGACCTCCGGCGCGGGCAAGGGCGGCTGGTTGTGGCCGGGCCGCGGGCTGTTCCGCGTCCAGTCCAGGGGAGTGCACACGTCCTACGCGAGCGATTACGCCGCCGCGCCCGCGAATCGCAAGGACATCTTCGAAGGCACGATCAACGTCCACTGGAAGGCCGGGGTGAAGCTGCGGGGCAAGCCGGGCGACACCGCGTTCGCCGCGCGGACGGGGGACAAGGTCGCCCACCTGGCGAGCAGCGGCGCGCTGACCGCGCTCGCCGCCGGGAACCTGGTCAACATCAGGGCGGCCAACTCGCTGAAGTTCTACGAGCAGCAGCAGGCGACGCCGACCACGTTCCCGTTGCTGAACATGCACATGCGCCAGCAGATCTTCACGATCGCGGCGCTCGACACGTCCGCGCGCACGATCACCCTGGACAAACCGCTCGAGTACGACGTCCCGGTGAACTCCACCTCGGATGGTTCGGCCCCGATCGACGGCGCCACCTACGACTCGAAGGCGGCGCCGCTGGTCGACCCGGTGCTCGGTGTCGGATTCGAGAACCTCGGCTTCACCCAGGACATGCCGGGGCTGAACCCCGCGGAGGCGAACAACAACTACGGGAACATGGCGCCCGCCGCGGAGATGCACGGGATCGTCTTCAAATGGGCGGCGAACTCCTGGGTCCGCGGCGTCCGCGCGGAGATGACCGGATCGCATCCGATCGTCACCGAGGAGGCCAAGAACCTCCAGATCGTCGACAACGAACTCAACGGTTCGTGGAACAAGGGCAAGGGCGGCAACGGCTACTTCCGCGGCTCCCGCGTCTGGGATTCGCTCTACGCCGGCAACACTTCGACCCTGCTGCGGCATTTCACCTTCCAGTGGTCCGCCGCGGGCAACGTGGTGATCGGCAACTCGTTCGACTCCGACCTCAACCTGCACGGCGGCTGGGAACGCAACAACCTGTTCGAACTCAACACGGTCAAGGTCTCGTACGCGCACCGCTCCGGGAACTGCCGGGCCAACTGCGGCGAGGAGGGTGGCGGCGGTCCCGACGACTCGAACTGGTTCCCGATCTGGTGGGGCGCGGGCAAGAAGGCGGTCAAGTGGTCGGGCGCTTCCGGCTACCGCAACGTGTTCTTCAACAACGCCATGACCAAGCAGGTCGCGGACAACGGGCCGTATAACGACTTCTACGCCGACCGGCGCCGCGTCTACTCCTTCGGCTGGGACGGCACCGCGTACAAACACCTCGACATCGGCGGCACACCGATCGCCGACTGGGCGAAGAACGAGCAGCGGGACTACACCGGAGGGCACGGGGTCGACGCCACCAAGACCGACGCCGCTTCGTCGCTCTTCCTGAAGTCCGTCGACGGGACCCCGCCGTCCTCGCCGGCGAGCCAGAGCCCCACCACGACGACACCGACCACCACGACGCCCCAGACCCCGAGTGCGTGCCTGAACGCGACGTTCACCCGTAAGTCGGTGTGGGACAGCGGCTACGGTGCCGGCTTCACCGTCACCAACACCTGTTCGGCCGCCGTCGGTTCATGGGCGGTCGAGTTCGACCTGCCCGCCGGGACGATCATCACCGGATCGTGGAGTTCGGTGCTGACGAGGACCGGACAGCACTACCGGTTCGGGAACGCGACCCACAACGGGAGCGTCAAACCCGGCGGCACGGCGACGTTCGGTTTCAACGCCGCCGGTCAGGGACTCCCGGTCGCGTGCTCGATCGCCGGAACGAAATGCGGAGGCACGGAATGACGAGGAAACGACTGCACGCCGTGATCGCGGCCACGGCGTCGGTGGCGGGCTTGTTCGGCGCCGTCGTCACCGCCGAGGCCGCCGCGCCCAGCCTGACCGCGACCTTCGCCCAGAGCTCGTCGTGGGACAGCGGGTACGGCGGTAAGTACACGCTGACCAACGCGGGGGACGCGAACAGTGCACAGTGGACGATCGAGTTCGATCTCCCCGAGGGCACCTCGATCACGACGTCGTGGAGCTCGGTGCTCACCAGGACCGGCCAGCACTACAAGGTCACCAACGCCGGCTTCAACGGCACGATCAAACCCGGCGGCACCGCGTCGTTCGGCTTCAACACCTCGGGGCTCGGCCTGCCGACCGGCTGCACGATCAACGGCAGCCCGTGCGGGGGAGGGGTGCCGAGCACCACCACGACCCCGCCCACCATCACGACCACGAGCAAACCGCCGACGACGACCACCAGTGTTCCCGCGGGAGACGTGGTCGACGTGAGCACGGCGGCGGAGCTGCGGGCCGCGCTGGCCGCCGCGAGCCCCGGCCGGACCATCCGGCTGGCCGCCGGAACCTATCGTGGTTCCTTCGTGGCCACGAAACCCGGCACGGCGGGCGCGCCGATCACGGTGACGGGACCGTCGACGGCGGTCCTGATCAACGACGGCCCGTCCGGTGAGGCGCCTTCCTGCCCGGCGCCGACCGCGGGCTGGGACTCCGGGTACGGCTTCTGGCTCTACGGTGCGCCGTATTGGCACCTCAAGGGCTTCACCGTGCAGGAGTCGAAGAAGGGCGTCGTCGCGGACAACTCGCACCACACGGTGATCGAAGGAGTGCGGGTGCACCGGATCGACGAGGAGGCCGTGCACTTCCGCCGTTCCTCGGCGGACAGTGTCATCCGTGATTCGACGATCAGCCACACCGGTCTCGTGCAGGCGGGTTACGGCGAGGGCGTCTACCTGGGCTCGGCGAACTCGAACTGGGCGTGCCACGGGAACTCGGGCGGGGTCGACCGCAGCGACCGGATCCAGGTGCTCGACAACCACATCGGGCCGTACGTCGCCGCGGAGGCCATCGATGTCAAGGAGGGCACCGTGGACGGCGTCATCCGGGGCAACACCTTCGACGGTCAAGGGGTTTCCGGGCAGAATTCGGCCGATTCCTGGGTCGACGTCAAGGGATCCGGGTACGTGATCGAGGGCAACACCGGCACCTTCGCTTCGCCGGGGACGTTCGCGAACGGCTACGAGACGCACAATCCCGGGACCACCCCGTCGTTCCCGAACGGGTGCGGGAACGTGTGGCGGGACAACAAGTCCGATCTCGGCGGCGTCGGCCAGTACGCCATCAAGATCACGTCGACGTCGAAGTGCTCGGAACGGCCGAACGTCGTCTACGCGTCCAACACCGTGTCCAGGGCGGTGAACGGGCTGACCAACGTCCCCGTCACGCCTTGACGGACGCCGTTGACGGGAGCGGCGCCGCTCCCGTCAACGGCTGGTCAGTCCCGGACCGCGGTGATCGCGACGGTGGCGTAGCGCACGGTGAACCGTCCGCCCATCCCGTCGATCGCCGCGCCGACTTCAGCGAGGATCTCTTGTCGCACTGTGGATTCGACCCAGGTCAGCGAGCCGAACGTCGGGAGCTGGTCCAGCCATTCGTCGCGGGTGTAGACCCGGTCCCAGTCGTGGCGGCTTCGTTCCGGCTCGCCGAACCCGCCCGCTTCGCGCAGGCCGTCGGCGACCTTCACGATGAGTGGCCCGTACGGGTCAGAGGGTTGTTTCGGCACGCTGTCGAGATCGATCGGGGAATCCGGCACGAGCCGCCGGTAAGCGTCCGCCAGGGCGTTCGCGACCTTTTCCGGCGGTTCGGGTACGTGCCAGAACGCGGCCAAGAGCCCGCCGGGCCGTAGCACTTCGGCGGCCTTGGCGGCGCCCGCCACCGGGTCGACCCAGTGCCAGGCCTGCCCGGAGACGAGCAGATCGAACCGACGTCCGGCGGGGTCCCATTCCTCGAACTTCGCGACCTCGACGTCGACGCCGCTCCGGCGGGCGAACTCCGCCATCCGCGAGTCCGGCTCGACGCCAAGGACGTGACAACCCGCCGCCTGGAACTGGCGCGCTTCGATTCCGGTGCCTGCGCCCACATCGAGGACTTCGCGGCCGGGCGCGGCGGCGATGAGGTGGCCGACGAGTTCCGGGGGATAGGCGGGGCGGGTCCGGTCGTAGCGTTCGACGTCCACGCCGAAGGATTCCGCGGCCTGTCGATAGCGATGAGGCTCCTGCCGCGAAGGTAGAGTGGGCATGTGCCCACCTTAAGTGGGCACTTGCCCACTCGTCAACGCAAGGGAGCCGAATGCCGACAGGAGTAGCTTTGCGGGCTGTCCGCGCGCAGTTGTTCGATGCCGCCGAGCGGGTCCTGCTGCGGGACGGCCCGAGCGGGCTCACCAGCCGGGCGGTGACCACGGAGGCGGACTGTGCGAAAGGTGTGCTGCACCGGCATTTCGACGACTTCGACGGTTTCCTCGCCGAGTTCGTGCTGGACCGGATCGAGAAGCTCGACGAGAAGGGGCTGCGGGACGCCGTCGGCACCGGGACGGTCGTGGACAACCTCACCGCGGCACTCGCGGCGGTCTTCGAGTCGGTCGCGGTCGCGATCGTCCCGCTCGTGATCTTCCGCGACGAGCTTCGTGCCCGGCTACGTCGCGAATGGCCCGCCGGGGTTCCGGTGCTGACCCAGGCCGCTGTCATGATCGGCGGCTATCTCAAGGCGGAACGGGACCAGGGCCGGATCGCCGAAAACGCCGACGTCGAGACTTTGGCCGCCACGCTCATCGGCGCCGCGCATCTGCTGTACGCGGACCGCACCGCTCCCGCGCCGGAGACCGCGCAGGTGCGGAAGGTGGTGGAGACGGTGATCGGGACGTGAAATGGCGGCGAAGGCGTCCGAGGACGACGATGTCGCCGNCCACCGACGCGGCGGTGATCCTCGACGGGCACCACAAGATCGCCGCCTTTTCGGTGGGTCAGGACTGCGCGGCGGTGACGGTGTGCCGCAGCAGCAGCGACGTCGTGACCGGGCCGACGCCACCGGGGACCGGCGTGATCGACCCCGCGATCTCCTCGACCGCGGCTTGGTCGACGTCGCCGACGAGCCCGCCTTCGGGAGTCGGGTTCGTGCCGACGTCGATCACCACGGCACCGGGCTTGACGTGGTCCGCGCCGATGAAATGCGCGCGGCCGACGGCGACGACCAGGACGTCCGCAGTCTTGGTGACCGCCGCGAGGTCCTTGGTGCGGGAGTGGCAGATGGTCACCGTCGCGTGCTCGCCGAGCAGCAGCAGCGCGGCGGGCTTGCCGACGATGGTCGAGCGGCCCACGACGGCGACCTGGGCGCCGGACAGGGCGACCTGCTCGCGCTTCAGGATCTCCAGCACCGCGGCGGCGGTGGCGGGCGCGTAGGTCGGGAGGCCCGCGGTGAGACGGCCGAGGCTGACCGGGTTGGCGCCGTCGACGTCCTTGCGCGGATCGATGTGCGCGCCGACATCGTCGAGCGTCACCCCTTCGGGCAACGGGGTCTGGCAGATGATGCCGTGGACCGACGGGTCCGCGGAGAGCTTGTCGAGCTCGCGGGTGACGTCCTCGCCGGTCGGCTTCTCGAGTTGGACCACGCGGCAGTCGACGCCGACCTTCTTCGCGGCACGCTCGATCGAGCGCACGTACCAGGCGGTGGCGTCGTCGTCGGTCGGCACGAGCACGGCGAGCGTCGGGGCGGTGCCCGATTCGCGGAGCTTGGCGGCGGTCTCGGTGACCTCGGCGGTGATGGCGGCGGCGATCGCGCGCCCGTCGATCAGGGTCATCGGGCGAGCCTTTCGCGAACCTGGGTGATGAGGGCGTCGGCGCGCCCGGCGGCGGGGGTGTACTCGGCGAGGCGGGCCTCGGTCTCCTTGCGGAGCTGCTCGTCCGACATGGACGCGAGGTTGACCTCGACGTTGACCACGCCCGATTCGAGGGCGGACTTGGCGGACGAAGCCGCGACCGCGATGTCGGAGATGACGTTGGTGTTGGCGCCTTCGAGGATCGAGGCGGCGACGTCGATGACGTCGGCGGCGAGGGCGGCCGTGCGCAGCGGAACCTCGGCGGCGCCGACCAGCGCGGCCTGGATCGCGGCGGTGCGCGCCTGCTTCTCCTCGTCGGTGGCCTTGGGGAGCTTGTACGCGGCGACCACGGCGTCGAACGCGGCGGCATCTTCGGCGGCGAGGCCGAGCGCGCGCGTCCGGAGGTCCTCGGCCTTCGCGAGCGCCTCGGTCATGGTGGCCTCGTGCTCGGCGTACTTCGGCTTGCCGATGGTCAGGTTGCACACCATGGAGACCAGGGCGGCACCGACCGCGGCGTTCATCGCGGCACCCGCGCCACCACCGGGCGTCGAGGCCTTCGATGCCAGCTCGTCGAGCCACTGACCGACCGGTTGAGCCTCCACGCGATGTTCCCTTCCCGCTGGTTCTGCCGTCACGCCGAAGCCTACCCGGGGGTTCCCGGACAGCCCGAAGGCCACCTTCGCGACGATCGACATCGGCGAAGGTGGCCTCCGGCCAGCAGGGTCAGGACCGCTGGTACTCCTCCCAAGTGAGCTTCGGCGTGACGGCGGGGCCGTCGTCGGAACCGCGGCCGGCGAGGCCGTTGTAGCCGAGGTAGTAGTCACCGGCCTGGTGCTGCGCGCCCGACGACAGGTCCGGATCGGACAGTGCGATGGCGTGGATGTGGTAGGCGAAACCCTGGGCCGGGGTCCGGACCCAAGCCGCGAAGCCCACCTGACGCAGCTTCCGCGCGACGTCGGTCCGCGTGGTCGAGGACATGCCCTCGACGCCGATGTCGAGCGCGCCACCACCGTCGTGAGTCCCGGCCGAAGCGCCGACGCCGCCGGGGTTGTACGAGCCCTGCGTGATGGTGAGCTGCCTGCCGAGCAGACCCTCGGCCTTCACCAGCATCGCCTTGGTCCGCGTGTTCATCGTCTTGCCGTGGTAGGTCAGGCGGCTACCCGCCGAGACCACCGCGGTGACGGTGTACCGGCCCTCGCCCAGCTTCTCGAGCGACGTCTTGCCCGGCAGGCCGGAGGCGTCGATCCCGGTGTAGCCCAGCGACTTCTGGTAGCCGGAGTACGCGGTGATGGTCGACGTCCCGAAATGGCCGTCGACGTACTGCTGGGCGAGCAGTCCCTTGGCGGCGAGCGCCTGCTCCACCAGCAGCACGCTGTCCTTGGCCCCGGGGGTCAGCGCGCTGTCGGCCCGGCGCGGGTCGATCTGCGCGGCCTTGAGCACCGCTTCCATGCTGGCCGTGGGCAACGCGGTCACTTCGGCGCCGGCCGGTGCGGCGGCCACGCCGAGGGAGAGCGCGGTCGCTGTCGCGAGCACGGCTACCTTGGTCAACAATTCCTGCCTCCTGAGCGGATTCGGTTTGTCCGGACAGCATGGGCAGCGTGAATACAAGGGCCGTACAAACGAACGTTCTTCAGGTCTGGTCCGGGCCGGTGACGAACAAGGTCACCACCTCGGACAGAGTCCGGCAATGGGCGTCATCGGGGTGTTTGGCGGCTTCCCGCTCGAGTGGGCGCAGCCGGTCTCTCGTGCGGACCGATTTGACCGTTTCGGCGCTTTCGATCGCTTGGATGCCGACGGACAGCGCCTGGTCGCCGTCCCCGTCGAGAATATGCCCCGTGGCCAGCATGGCCAGGCACAGTGAACGGCTGCGCGCCATATCCGGACCGTATCCGCGAACGGCGTCGGTGAGTGCGGCGATGGCCAGTCCGACATGACGGCCACCCTTGCGCAAAGCCAGGTCGGTGTGCACCGAGCCCGCCATCGCGGAAACGTCGACCTCGGTGAAGAACCTGGCCCAGTCGGGTGGCTCGGCTTCGTCCTTTTCGGCGAATTCCTCACCTGCTTGATCCACCAGTCCGACGGCGAGGTTCGCGTCGCCTTTCTTGGCGTAGGCCCAGCCTTGGTTCGCGCTCAGGATGCTCGCGGCCAGCTTCGAACCGGCACGCTTCGCGGCGAGCCTGCCCAGCTCGAATCGGGCGAGGGCTTCGTCCGTGACGCCGTAATGCAGATCGATCCGGCCCCGCCGGTAATGGATGTTCGCGATCAACTCGGCGTTCTCGCCGTCGGTGGCGAGCTCCAGCGCGACATCGAGATGGTGCTGCGCGGCGCCGACGTGACCGCTGTCGAAACAGGTCCACCCGGCGAGGTTGTGCAGATCCGCGACCGCGGAGAAAAGCCTGGCCCGCAACGGTTCCGAGATCGACATCGCGAGCATCCGGTGGCCGCGATGGATCCGGACCACGACGGCGTCGCGGCACATCCCGCCCCCGAATTGGTAGTCGACGGCACGGAGCGCCTTCGTCTGCGTTTCCAGCGCCTCGACATCGCGGTTCCCCACCCGGTCCGGAGTGAGGTGGCGGCGAGCGGTGCCTTCAGGATCTGTCATGGTCATTCAGCCCCTGACGTAACCCCCAGCGCGAGTTTCGTGGTTTCAAAGCCTACCCGAACGTCGACGCGCACTCAGGTACGAAGACAGGTAGTTGTACGGGTGTCGTCCAGCCGGAACAAGCGCAACCTGATAGGACTTCCAGTGGATGCCGAAAGGTCGAGACCCATATGGTGCTACGTGTTTCACCGCCTTCGCGAGCCCGTCTCCGACTGGTCTCCTCGGAGGAGGCGCGTACGACACCCCGGGTGGGCGGCCGTCTGGATCGGTACGGCGAGATCGCCGACCGGCGGCTGGCCGCGATCCTCGCCGCCGAGGACGTGGCGGAGGAGTACGGGCTGAGCGCACACACGCGCACGACCTGTTACGCGCACCGCTGCTGGGTGCACCAGTGCATCTCCGATCCGTTGCACGTACTGGTCGTCACCGGGCACCGCTGGTGCAGGCGCTGCGACCGCACGGTCGACGTCGAGATCGACGAGACCTTTCCGGGATCGGTCGAACTCTATTGCGACGGCTGTGGTGTCCCGCCGGACACGGTCGCGAACCGCGAAGTGCTCTTCGCCTGCCGGAGCAGCCTGATGGCCATGCACGGAGGCGAAGCATCGACGCTCTATGTGGTGCCGGACAGCTGAATTCGGATTGGGCTGACCGAGCGAACGGGCCCCGGGCCTCGTTGACCGCCGGTCGCAGGCGTCCGTACGGTTCAGGGGTGGGCACTGCGGCCGCAGCAGGCCGGCCGGGCAGCATCCCCGCCGGGACCACGAGTTTCGTGGGTCGAAAGAAGGACATCGCCGAGGTCAAGAGACTGCTGTCCAAGGCGAGGCTGGTCACCTTGACCGGGGTCGGCGGGGTCGGCAAGACGAGGCTGGCCCTGCGTACCGCCGCCGAACTGCGCCGGGCCTTCCCCGACGGTGCCTGGCTCGTCGAACTCGCGGATCTGTCCGACCCGGACTTGATGGCTCACACGGTACTGGAGGCGCTGGGCGTCCGCGACGACACGGGCCGCGACCAGGCGGACGTGCTCGCGGATCACCTGAGGGAGCGCCGGATCCTGGTGATCCTGGACAACTGCGAACATCTGATCGAGGTCTGTGCGGCGTCGGCGGATCGGCTGCTGAGGGTGTCGCCGGGGCTCCGCTTCCTCGCCACCAGCAGGGAACGGCTCGGGATTCCGGGGGAGCACCTCTGGCAGGTCGCGCCGTTACCGCTGCCTGAGTCGCTGGTCCCGCTGCGCTCGGGGGCTTGGCGTGGCTATCCCGCGATGACGTTGTTCGCTGAACGGGCGGCCGCCGTCGAGCCGGCGTTCGTCGTCACCGACGAAAACCAGGCTTTGGTCGCGAACGTGTGCCGGATGCTCGCGGGGATACCGTTGGCGATCGAGCTGGCCGCGGTCCGGCTCCGGGCGCTGTCGCTCGAAGAGCTGGAGACCCGGCTGGCGGACAGTTTCCACTTACTCGCCAAGGGTGAACGCGGCGGACTGCCCAGGCACCAGACACTGCTGGCAGCGGTGGAATGGAGCCACGACCTGTGCGGAGCCGCCGAGCGTGTCCTCTGGGCGCGGGCGTCGGTCTTCGGAGGTGGGTTCAGCTTGCACGCGGCCGAATCCGTCTGCGCGGGGGACGGGCTGCCCGCTCGTTCGGTGCTCGGGCACCTGGCCGGGTTGGTGGACAAGTCGGTCCTGCTCTTCGAACGCGACGGTGACCGGACGAGATACCGGCTGCTGGAGCCGCTTCGCCAGTTCGGCAGGGCGAAGCTCCGCGATATGGGTGACGAGGACTCGATCCTGCGCCGTCATCGGGACTACTACCTCGCGCAGGCCGAGCAGAGCGAGCGGGAATGGTTCGGGCCGAATCAGGCGGAGATCTTCACGCGGACCAAACTGGAGCACGCGAACCTGCGCGCCGCGCTCGACTATTGTCTCGCCACGCCGTCCGAAGGCAGGACCGGGTTGAAGCTGGCGGGCACGTTGTGGTTCTACTGGGCGGGTTGCGGTGTGCTGGGGGAGGGGAGACACTGGCTCGACCACGCGCTCGAAGCCGTCCCAGACGGCGGCGAAGACCGCTTGAAAGCATTGTGGGTCAACGGATACGTCTCAACCCTGCAGGGTGACGTCTCGCATGCGGTGACCTTGTTGGGGGAGTGCCGCACGGAAGCGGGCAGGGTCGGGGACGAGGCGGCGCTCGCCTACGCGACCCACCGCCTGGGTTGCAACGCGCTGGTCGGCGACGACGTCGGCTACGCGAAGGACCTGTTCGAGGACGCCCGAATCCGCTATCGGCGGCTGGGCGAGATGAACGGCAACGTGATGCTGGCCGGAATCGAGATGGCGATCGCATCGATCTTCCTCGGCGAATTGGAGGAGGCCGCGGCGCTGTGCGAAGAGGCGCGCGCGATCGGGGCCGCGCATGGCGAGGAATGGGCCTACGCCTACGCGATCTACGTACTGGCGCTCGTGGCGCTGAACCGGGGCGAATTCGAGTTGGCGACCGGTTACGCGCGCAACTGCCTGAAGATCAAGCGCACCTTCAACGACCTGCTCGGCATGGTGCTGTCGATCGAGGTGCTCGCGTGGATCGAGTCGTCGCTGCGGCACTGGGTGCGCGCGGCGACCCTGCTCGGCTGCGCGGGGCGGATCTGGCAATCGGTCGGCTACCCGATGTTCGGCTCGAAGTACTTCGGCGCCCCGCACGGTGACTGTGAGGCGGCGACCCGTGAGGCGCTCGGTGACAGCCGGTACGCGGTCCTGTCTCGGTACGGGAGCGAGTTCACCCTGGAAGAGGCCGTCGCCTTCGCGCTCGACGAGGCCGAGGTGGCGGAGAGCGCTCCCGTCGCCGAGGTCGAGACGGTACTCACCGACCGAGAGCACGAGGTCGCGGTCTTGATCACCGACGGCCTGTCCAACCAGGAAATCGCCGATCGGCTGGTGATCTCCCGCCGCACCGCCGAGGGCCACGTCCAACGCATCCTGCGGAAACTGAGCTTCGATTCCCGTGCGCAGATCGCGGCCTGGGTGACCCAGACGGCGGTGCGAAGCGAGCGGAATGGCAGCGTCCGAGGGAGCCGTCCGGAGTAGTCGATGGTTTGGACCACCACTGTTACCAAAGCGTGATCTGGACATATCGCGCGGACCGCTACTTTGTTGTGGCGCGCAACGAATTGCTTCGCCCGTGGATTTCCAACGCCGGAGGTGTCACGACGTGAACCGGATCTTCGTGCAGCCCAAACGGCGGAAAGGGGTCCGGGGCGCGCTCGCCCTCGGCCTTTCCGCGCTCCTGATCTCTGCCGGGCTCGGCGGTGCCACCGCCGCGGCCGCCGACTACAGCCAGAACGCCGCGTCCTTGAACGCGACCCAGGCGCAGTTCTCCTTCACGCCGGCGACCCCCGCGCGCTACGTCGACATCCACTACACCGGCGTTCCGGGAGTGGGGCAGCAGAACGTCCGCATGACCGACAACGGGGGCACGTGGCGGCACACCGTCGGCTCGCTGTCGGCGGGCACGGTGCTCGACTACTGGTTCACCTACGAGAAGAACGGGCCGCAGTACGACACCCCGCACTTCACGTACACCCACGGCGGCAGCGGCACGACCGTCGCGTCACCGACGTTCGATCCGCCGGGCGGCAGTTACCCGAGCGCCCGCTCGGTGACCCTGTCGAGCGCGACCGCGGGCGCGACCATC is a genomic window containing:
- a CDS encoding bifunctional 5,10-methylenetetrahydrofolate dehydrogenase/5,10-methenyltetrahydrofolate cyclohydrolase; amino-acid sequence: MTLIDGRAIAAAITAEVTETAAKLRESGTAPTLAVLVPTDDDATAWYVRSIERAAKKVGVDCRVVQLEKPTGEDVTRELDKLSADPSVHGIICQTPLPEGVTLDDVGAHIDPRKDVDGANPVSLGRLTAGLPTYAPATAAAVLEILKREQVALSGAQVAVVGRSTIVGKPAALLLLGEHATVTICHSRTKDLAAVTKTADVLVVAVGRAHFIGADHVKPGAVVIDVGTNPTPEGGLVGDVDQAAVEEIAGSITPVPGGVGPVTTSLLLRHTVTAAQS
- a CDS encoding cyclodeaminase/cyclohydrolase family protein, whose protein sequence is MEAQPVGQWLDELASKASTPGGGAGAAMNAAVGAALVSMVCNLTIGKPKYAEHEATMTEALAKAEDLRTRALGLAAEDAAAFDAVVAAYKLPKATDEEKQARTAAIQAALVGAAEVPLRTAALAADVIDVAASILEGANTNVISDIAVAASSAKSALESGVVNVEVNLASMSDEQLRKETEARLAEYTPAAGRADALITQVRERLAR
- a CDS encoding peptidoglycan-binding protein, producing the protein MLTKVAVLATATALSLGVAAAPAGAEVTALPTASMEAVLKAAQIDPRRADSALTPGAKDSVLLVEQALAAKGLLAQQYVDGHFGTSTITAYSGYQKSLGYTGIDASGLPGKTSLEKLGEGRYTVTAVVSAGSRLTYHGKTMNTRTKAMLVKAEGLLGRQLTITQGSYNPGGVGASAGTHDGGGALDIGVEGMSSTTRTDVARKLRQVGFAAWVRTPAQGFAYHIHAIALSDPDLSSGAQHQAGDYYLGYNGLAGRGSDDGPAVTPKLTWEEYQRS
- a CDS encoding ATP-binding protein, whose amino-acid sequence is MGTAAAAGRPGSIPAGTTSFVGRKKDIAEVKRLLSKARLVTLTGVGGVGKTRLALRTAAELRRAFPDGAWLVELADLSDPDLMAHTVLEALGVRDDTGRDQADVLADHLRERRILVILDNCEHLIEVCAASADRLLRVSPGLRFLATSRERLGIPGEHLWQVAPLPLPESLVPLRSGAWRGYPAMTLFAERAAAVEPAFVVTDENQALVANVCRMLAGIPLAIELAAVRLRALSLEELETRLADSFHLLAKGERGGLPRHQTLLAAVEWSHDLCGAAERVLWARASVFGGGFSLHAAESVCAGDGLPARSVLGHLAGLVDKSVLLFERDGDRTRYRLLEPLRQFGRAKLRDMGDEDSILRRHRDYYLAQAEQSEREWFGPNQAEIFTRTKLEHANLRAALDYCLATPSEGRTGLKLAGTLWFYWAGCGVLGEGRHWLDHALEAVPDGGEDRLKALWVNGYVSTLQGDVSHAVTLLGECRTEAGRVGDEAALAYATHRLGCNALVGDDVGYAKDLFEDARIRYRRLGEMNGNVMLAGIEMAIASIFLGELEEAAALCEEARAIGAAHGEEWAYAYAIYVLALVALNRGEFELATGYARNCLKIKRTFNDLLGMVLSIEVLAWIESSLRHWVRAATLLGCAGRIWQSVGYPMFGSKYFGAPHGDCEAATREALGDSRYAVLSRYGSEFTLEEAVAFALDEAEVAESAPVAEVETVLTDREHEVAVLITDGLSNQEIADRLVISRRTAEGHVQRILRKLSFDSRAQIAAWVTQTAVRSERNGSVRGSRPE